The following are from one region of the Magallana gigas chromosome 6, xbMagGiga1.1, whole genome shotgun sequence genome:
- the LOC105344419 gene encoding protein GrpE isoform X1 — protein MVDMDTEEVSDNTEEVSDNTEVSDNTEVSDNTEEVSDNTEEVSDNSEVSDNSEVSDNSEVSDNSEVLEEEISVVMDTVATVTGDVMGVTEVTDMERVPTRRKSHPLTDLTILNHD, from the exons ATGGTAGATATGGATACGGAGGAGGTCTCGGACAATACGGAGGAGGTCTCGGACAATACGGAGGTCTCGGACAATACGGAGGTCTCGGACAATACGGAGGAGGTCTCGGACAATACGGAGGAGGTCTCGGACAACTCGGAGGTCTCGGACAATTCGGAGGTCTCGGACAATTCGGAGGTCTCGGACAACTCGGAAGTTTTGGAGGAAGAAATCTCGGTGGTTATGGATACGGTGGCTACGGTTACGGGAGACGTCATGGGGGTCACGGAGGTTACAGATATGGAAag GGTACCTACTAGAAGGAAAAGTCATCCACTGACGGATCTAACTATACTGAACCATGATTAG
- the LOC105344419 gene encoding uncharacterized protein isoform X2, whose amino-acid sequence MVDMDTEEVSDNTEEVSDNTEEVSDNSEVSDNSEVSDNSEVSDNSEVLEEEISVVMDTVATVTGDVMGVTEVTDMERVPTRRKSHPLTDLTILNHD is encoded by the exons ATGGTAGATATGGATACGGAGGAGGTCTCGGACAATACGGAGGAGGTCTCGGACAATACGGAG GAGGTCTCGGACAACTCGGAGGTCTCGGACAATTCGGAGGTCTCGGACAATTCGGAGGTCTCGGACAACTCGGAAGTTTTGGAGGAAGAAATCTCGGTGGTTATGGATACGGTGGCTACGGTTACGGGAGACGTCATGGGGGTCACGGAGGTTACAGATATGGAAag GGTACCTACTAGAAGGAAAAGTCATCCACTGACGGATCTAACTATACTGAACCATGATTAG